From a region of the Methanoculleus receptaculi genome:
- the gatC gene encoding Asp-tRNA(Asn)/Glu-tRNA(Gln) amidotransferase subunit GatC, with protein sequence MITEREIEHIAELADIGISKEEISEFTSQFNAILDYFEILNTVEGESAPESGMVNVFREDEPRPSLPQKKVLENAGSTENGFIKAPRVM encoded by the coding sequence ATGATCACTGAGAGGGAGATAGAGCATATAGCAGAACTTGCGGATATCGGGATCTCAAAAGAGGAGATCTCGGAGTTCACGAGCCAGTTTAACGCGATTCTGGACTATTTTGAGATTCTCAATACCGTAGAAGGCGAAAGCGCCCCCGAGAGCGGGATGGTGAACGTCTTTCGGGAGGATGAGCCCCGGCCCTCACTCCCGCAGAAAAAAGTGCTGGAGAACGCAGGATCGACGGAGAACGGGTTTATCAAGGCGCCAAGGGTGATGTGA
- a CDS encoding Hsp20/alpha crystallin family protein yields the protein MEPTVEIYTTDNDVTVAADLPGFEEHEIRLLFINGTLTIIAGESQVASIDLPPVDPDSMESRYRHGVLEVRFSRGRPIRID from the coding sequence ATGGAGCCGACAGTCGAGATCTACACGACCGATAACGATGTAACGGTTGCAGCAGACCTTCCTGGATTTGAGGAGCATGAGATCCGGCTGCTGTTCATCAACGGCACACTGACGATCATTGCAGGTGAGAGCCAGGTGGCCTCGATCGATTTGCCGCCGGTGGATCCGGACTCGATGGAGTCAAGATACAGGCACGGAGTTCTAGAGGTCAGGTTTTCAAGGGGCAGACCGATCAGGATCGATTGA
- a CDS encoding asparagine synthase C-terminal domain-containing protein gives MRLKGWIEHDGVRLTTAELERMLAANPKSPARCGGEFLLEWDDCTARDNLGIMPGPVPPGTICCGGRPVARVNPDPPPCSLEEAIVTAVELRSDEGVVAFSGGVDSALIAHLARLPCVTVGLPGSHDLAVATKAARTMDLDLTVISPGKDEVADALSRIIRVIPGSLNPVDASIATTLYFVVALAKEQGHTRILAGQGADEIFGGYARYLSSTDLAAELERDFADLPRQRARDQAVAALHGAYFSMPYQDLRVLRAAHTIPASMRVRGGVRKYPLRVIAERHIPAEIAWTEKKAMQYGSGIYRTIRNLACDNGYKKSIQRYLTEISRAEHDH, from the coding sequence ATGAGACTGAAGGGCTGGATCGAACACGACGGAGTCCGGCTTACCACTGCCGAACTTGAGCGGATGCTTGCCGCAAACCCGAAGAGCCCTGCCCGCTGCGGCGGCGAGTTCCTCCTCGAGTGGGATGACTGCACCGCGCGGGACAACCTCGGTATAATGCCCGGCCCCGTCCCCCCGGGAACCATCTGCTGCGGCGGGCGGCCGGTTGCCCGGGTAAACCCCGATCCCCCTCCCTGCAGCCTTGAGGAGGCGATCGTCACCGCGGTCGAGCTCCGGAGCGATGAAGGTGTTGTGGCGTTCTCCGGCGGGGTCGACTCCGCTCTCATCGCCCACCTCGCCCGCCTCCCCTGCGTGACCGTGGGGCTCCCAGGGTCGCACGACCTCGCGGTTGCAACAAAAGCCGCCAGGACGATGGATCTCGACCTCACGGTCATATCGCCTGGAAAGGATGAAGTTGCGGACGCGCTTTCCCGCATCATCCGGGTCATTCCCGGCTCTCTGAATCCGGTCGACGCCTCGATCGCAACAACATTATACTTCGTTGTGGCCCTGGCAAAAGAGCAGGGGCATACCCGGATCCTGGCAGGCCAGGGGGCAGACGAGATCTTCGGCGGCTACGCCCGCTACCTCTCCTCCACAGACCTTGCGGCGGAACTCGAGCGCGACTTCGCGGATCTTCCGCGCCAGCGGGCACGGGATCAGGCGGTTGCGGCGCTGCACGGTGCTTACTTCTCCATGCCATACCAAGATCTCCGGGTGCTGCGCGCCGCGCATACCATCCCGGCATCGATGAGGGTGCGCGGTGGTGTGAGAAAATACCCCCTCCGCGTGATCGCAGAACGCCACATCCCCGCCGAGATTGCCTGGACGGAGAAGAAAGCGATGCAATACGGGAGCGGGATCTACAGGACCATCCGGAACCTCGCATGTGACAATGGTTATAAAAAATCGATACAACGGTACTTAACCGAGATCAGCAGGGCGGAACATGATCACTGA
- the fbp gene encoding fructose-1,6-bisphosphate aldolase/phosphatase produces the protein MVKTTVSVIKADVGSFPGHSRTHPKILEAAARRLKEAEGNLIIDSYVTHCGDDLELIMTHTRGEDDEEIHRLAWDIFMECAGIAREMKLYGAGQDLLGDSFSGNVKGMGPGVAEMEFEERGSDPVLIFMADKTEPGAWNYFLYKIFADPFNTSGLVIDPSLHEGFIFEVHDVMEKRRIRFSTPEESYSLLAYIGAPSRYVIKYVWKKNGIIAASTSTQRLSLIAGRYVGKDDPVMIIRAQSGFPAVGEVLDPFRTPILVAGWMRGSHHGPFMPVGVCDANCTQFDGPPRVICLGFQVCNGRLIGPADMFDDPAFDGVRLQCCELSNMMRAHGPFEPHRLSLSEMEYTTLPAVEKEFKDRWEDIPK, from the coding sequence ATGGTTAAGACTACTGTATCCGTGATTAAAGCAGACGTAGGCAGTTTTCCGGGACATTCCCGAACTCACCCGAAGATCCTCGAGGCAGCCGCCCGGCGGCTTAAAGAGGCAGAAGGCAACCTCATCATCGACTCCTATGTCACCCACTGCGGTGACGACCTGGAGCTTATCATGACTCATACCAGGGGTGAGGACGATGAAGAGATCCACAGGCTGGCCTGGGACATATTTATGGAGTGTGCCGGGATTGCCAGGGAGATGAAACTCTACGGCGCCGGCCAGGACCTGCTCGGCGATTCGTTCAGCGGCAACGTCAAGGGTATGGGGCCCGGTGTTGCCGAGATGGAGTTTGAGGAGCGTGGATCTGATCCCGTCCTGATCTTCATGGCCGACAAGACAGAGCCTGGAGCCTGGAACTACTTCCTTTACAAGATCTTTGCCGACCCCTTCAACACGTCCGGTCTCGTCATCGACCCCTCGCTCCACGAGGGATTCATATTCGAGGTCCATGATGTCATGGAGAAGAGGAGGATCAGGTTCAGTACGCCGGAGGAGTCCTACAGCCTCCTGGCCTATATCGGGGCACCGAGCCGCTACGTGATCAAGTATGTCTGGAAGAAGAACGGCATTATCGCGGCTTCCACCAGCACACAGCGGCTGAGCCTGATTGCCGGGCGCTATGTCGGCAAGGACGACCCTGTCATGATCATCAGGGCGCAGAGCGGGTTCCCGGCGGTTGGTGAGGTTCTCGACCCATTCAGGACACCAATCCTTGTGGCGGGCTGGATGCGCGGCTCACATCACGGGCCGTTCATGCCCGTGGGTGTCTGTGATGCAAACTGCACACAGTTCGATGGGCCGCCACGGGTCATCTGCCTCGGGTTCCAGGTCTGCAACGGCAGGCTGATCGGGCCTGCGGATATGTTCGACGACCCGGCATTTGACGGTGTCCGCCTGCAGTGCTGTGAACTCTCCAATATGATGAGGGCCCATGGACCTTTCGAGCCGCACCGACTCTCCCTGAGCGAGATGGAGTACACCACCCTCCCAGCTGTCGAGAAAGAGTTTAAAGACCGCTGGGAAGATATCCCAAAGTAA